From Pseudochaenichthys georgianus chromosome 15, fPseGeo1.2, whole genome shotgun sequence:
TCAGTTGTTATTTTTTTACAAATCATGCAGCCCCACTTAATTCATATTGCTTGTTTTGCAGATGTACCCTGGATGAGACATTTTCAGTAGATATCCCTCTGCTTTAAATGATCACCATTTAACAAAAAATACCCAAATAGCTGTTTTTGTTGGGGTAATATTTTACAGAAATACCTGATAATGCCGGTCTAATCAGGGAATCTTTTTCCTAACAGTAAAGCTGTGGTTTTGTTTTCATTTATATCAATTTCAATCTCATGGCagctattacattttgtgatgttcaatgtttttgtattgtttattataaaagCAAAGTGTGTTATATTGTTGTGCCTATTACATTTCTACTGTGTTGTCAATTTATTAAATTGGACAACCTTGATAAGCAAGGAggaaaaacattattttgtttattaGTGTATCACACAGACTAGAGTCATATCatctacatttttttattagaaAAAAAAGTgccacattattgaaaaaacatTGAGTCATATTTTCCTTTCCGTACCTCATTAAGGTTTATATTTAATATCAAATCAAGACTTATTTCCAATAAACACAATTCCTGTATCCATTTAATGTTAACTCATCATGATATCTGCTGCAAAATATTTTCCTATGACAAAGTTGTAAACACAGACATGATCCCAAACCTGGATATGAATACAAAAATGGGACGGTTTTAGATTTGATCACTTCTGTTCTACAGGCCGTAGTCATAGTCGGGCTTCCCCTCCTGGTAAGACTTGTAGAAGGCCTTGTAGGTTTCTGCACTGTGCATGCAGGCTTTGACCGCCGTGTCCTCTGACATGCGCTCTGTCCACTTCTTCAACTCAGGTGTGCCACCAAGGCAGCTGAAATGACAACGGGAATTGAATAAGTAATTAAATCACAACATATAAATACAAGATTCATATCTGTTCAGGTGAGATTCCCTGCTCTTCAAGTCTTACTTCTGGACTTTATCTCATATTTGAACAGTTTGCTCGTCTCCTCTATGGTTACCTTGAATGTTTTCGGAATGCTTccacaaataaaatgtatttattttttaatgtccTGAGGAGTTGTTACTTACTGTTTGAGTTCCATAAGCTCCAGCCTCTCAAACCACGGCCACATCATGTAGTCGATCAATGTGATGGAGTCACCACCAAAGAACCCAGTCTTCTTGTTAACTAGGTCCTGAAAAAACACCATTATGTTTATGTTGTAAAACACTGAAAACTAGCCAGGTACAGACAGACACTTGGGTGAACTCACTCATTATATTTGACGGTTATTTACGATCCATAAAGAATCAGTTGTGCTTAAACTATTTCCTTGTGACAATCTACCACACCACATGTCTGGTGAATGTGTAAAGAAGCACTCAACTTTGCAACCTACCTCATTTAATCTGGCAAACTTCTCTTTCAGTTCTCCTTCCAGTGCTGAGACATCCTCGCCATTCTTTCTCCCCATTGGGATCTTGTAGAAGTAAGGTACTACCTGTAGAAAACAAAAGCATTATTCCACTATCTCATGGTCCTAACAGTAGACATGTACACTAAAAAAAGAACAGGATTAAGAAGTCCTTATATAAGATACCTTGGAAAAATGCTCCAGCATCATCTTCTGTTGGGCTTTACCAAAAGGAGAGGGAGGAAGCAGCTTCTTCTCAGGGTAAACTTCCTCCAGGTACTCACAGGTGATGGGAGACTCATATACCACCTCCCCAGAGGGGTTCTCCAGGGTTGGGACTAGCCCGAGAGGATTCTTTTTAAGAAACCACTCAGGTTTGTCCTTCAGGTTGATGTTCATGGTCTCATGCCTGAGAGGGAAAACAGGTtttgcatttttaatcaaaagcATGGATTACAggtatttattttaatacaatGGCAATCTATAGATCTATGGAAATGTAAAGTAAAGCATcataacatgtttttttacttGATCCCTTTGGCAGCCAGCACTAATCTGGTCCTTTGGGCGAAAGGGCAGAATCTCATGCTGTAAAGTCTGATTTTGTCATCCGGGACTGGACCAGGTGCAGCACTTCCTGTGAGAACAAGAACATGACAAAGTGCTTAGGGAAATGTGATTTATGTATTCTACCATTTATATATTATGTAAAAATGAACATTGAATCTGTCCTTCTGTTACCGCCTTGCACTTAAATCATTGTGCCCTACATTCACGTATCCATTTCATGGCACTTTGTACTTCAACCTCAAAGTGCTTTATACTCTGATTCATCTTATAGCTACAGTAACACGTTTCTTTGTTTCTACCTACCACACAAATAATCCTTTTATAACGTATAATGCATATGTAGTGGGTCATTCTCTTGAATGCAGCTCAAGGCCAGACTCCTCCCCAAATACTCCCCTCATTAGAGCAAAGAATAAAACGGACCTGGTTGCGCTTTGTTCTTTCCTTTGGCTCTTGGTCATGGTCACTGGGACAGGTAGGCTGCGTAAGTTATTATATGGATACATTGGTCTCAGTTCTACTAGTATTTTACGCTCACGTTCTGCTTCTTGTCCTGAAGCTCAGTAGGGTTACAAAACCTCTTCCTGTGGTGAGTAAGGCAGAACCTGAATTGTTTGTATGCCACATGTTGAGCCATTTTTAACCATTGCTTTTAGGTTCATCTGCTGCTGCCACCGTTTTGTTTTTGCCGTGAACATTTCTGCTTTGTGCCGTTTTATCCTAGGTTTattagtttttattttatttagtgtttTGCTTTGTTTTTTGTTAGCCAATACTGTTTTTGTTTAAttagtttttgtttattatataTTAGATTAGCTTGttttgcagtagcctaccaccCCATTAACTGGCCTCATTCCACTTTTTAGTTTTGAACCCATTTGTGGAATAAAGATAATTTTAACTGAATATTTCTTGTTTTCTAATCAATGATTTTTGTCTTGCAGCACCTTTTCCTGAGTTTCCTTTTTTTTGGATTACATTTAATAAAAAttactttattttgaaacatGCCCCTCAGTTCTCGAACTTGTGTCCTGATTTATTGCATTGTCTTTTTGTGTCTATGCCCTGGGGTGTAAGGCTCCAGGTGATGTCGGTTatttccccccttttttttaaagatccAATATAATTTTCAAGCCCACCACAACGCCACACATACTTACGAATTAAAAAAGACATTAAAATGCTTCATCCATGGTCGCCTTACTTTTGATACTCTAAGCAAACATGCCTGATAATACCTTTGTTCTTTTTGAAAGTAGTAGATTATTTTTACATATTAGTATTGCTACTTcaactttaaatattgaatCTCACATATTTACTCCTTTCACCAATGTAAGACTGGTCTGTATACACTTTTTCCTTTTGGCCTTTTATAGGCACATGTATGAGGGACTATCAGTGGCGAAGAACTCCTGACATTTGATTTATTATCACAGAGTCAATATATACGCTGTAATAATACAGTCTTCAATTAAGCATTACACAATTCAATTAAAGGACTTGGTCATTTGTAAAGCACTCCTGACAGCTACTGTCGGCTTTATGGGCTCAGCTGATCAGATTGTATAATGCATAGTCATCATGACTCTGCAGACATTTCGCATCTGTCATTGCTTGAAAAGTTTTGAAGCATGACAGCATTATTCAGAGAGGAGGTAAAGAAAGGGATCTCAAACGTCTGGCAGGATGTACAAATCCGTGAAGAGAGTTTACATATAAAAGAAATGTAGTGTAGTAAAAGTGCACGATTTACTGCAATAGTAGATGTACAAAATAGCCAAAAAAGTACAGTGCATGTCTTAATtggagtacttgagtaaatgtactcggTTACTTACCACTGATATTTAGCAATGCATGCAGGAAGTGAAAATTAACACGGACGTGTTTTGGTTTAGATGGTAGCTCGCTAACAAAATATGACTTGCTCCGTCAGTTATCCGAATAATTGCTATTCATCTTACCTTTGACGAAACTCTTTTCAGTAGACATGTTTGCACTGCAGCTGGTAACCTCAGTACCGTCAGAAAAGGTGTGTAAAATACGAGTGTACTCATCAAGCGTGATGTGgctgtattatttaatgtttcctGTACTTCCGGTATGGGCGCGCCGATAACGTTTCAGCCAATAGCGTTAAGAGTTTTTTGGTTGCCAGGGATACGCAAAGACTCACTCACTCTTTCTTTGGTCGGTTGTAGCCTATCTGTGGGGAAAGTGAAACAAGTTTAATTGAACTCTGTCATGTTATTTCTGTATTAAAATGGATGACATTGGAAGTTTAGATGTCAGGTATGTCACCACTTCAAATATAAATCTATGTATTTCTTCTCTGTCGCATATTCACTGTGAATTCACTGTTTTCTAGTGTGTGCCTCACGCATTAGCGTACATACGGGTCACAGAGATATAAGAGCTAACCCCCGTATGTATGCTAGCTAATACCTGGCTGTCTTGCTCCCTCCAGGTGGATACAAGGTTTTACAAACAAATGTATCGAGTTTGTCGACAACAAGACAGTATGTTATACATGTGGGAGTCATATTTGTTTCCTCAACCTGGAGACAAAAAAGCAAAGTGTGCTTCAGAGTCCTGGAAGAGGCATTGGTGCCTTGACAGCTAATAGCAAAAATGGAACTTTTGCTTTCTCAGAAGAAAAGCTATCCCCATCTATATTTGTGTACTCTTTTCCAGAGTTACAGTTGAAGAATGAATTAAAAGGTAAGAATTTCCCCTCCAGTTAAGATCACATTATTTTACCAACAGTAGCCTATTTgggttatgtttgtttgtttgtgcatcAATAAATCATGTATATGTTTCAGATAAACACTAAATAATTCCCATTGATTTTTCTCCTAGGAGCTGCACAAACTGCCTACAAATCTCTGACATTAAGTGAAAGCGGTCCTTATTTGGGATGCTGTTCCTCTTTTCCAGACTACACCATAACAGTGTGGTAAGCTAATAAATACTCTTTATATTGTGCACTATTTTCCGTTATGTTTATTTAGGCTAAGCAGCTCTGTTACTGTAATCATGACTGTGATCCAGGAACTGGGAAATTGCTGAGCCACTTTGTACACAACCGCAAGCTGGGCAGGATGTCATTTCTTTGGTGTTCAATCCTCTGAATTGGCTCCAGCTCTGTACTTTGGGCACTACAACCCTCACTGTCTGGAGTATTGAGAAGAGTGACAGCTTTCATGTTCTCAAATCAAGGTAAAGCAGACTTAGCTGTACAAGCAAGTATTCAAAAATCCAAATTGATATATTTTAACAagattttgtttacatttttgatgtaaaatgtatttaactGATAAATTGACATACATTATCTGCATTTTTACTGTTCGTACCATAAGCAGCGAGTTTAATGTGGACTGAAAAACACAAGCAGCACCTACATAATAAGGTGTCATACAATAATATGTACGTTTATCACACTTTTTTTGCATTGCAGTGTGATAGAGCTTCCAGCAAAGGATGGTTCCTTTGTTGAGAGATTGGTGCCCCCTTCTCATATTGTCAGTGAGAAACTGCCCTATTTTGGCCTGGAGATGCCTCCAACAGCCATCTCAGGGCTCAAGGGAAACAAAGCAGAAAGCATTGTGGTACTGTCCCACTGTCATTAATACACCTATCGACCAAAGAAGTACACTCTCACCAATTAATGTTTTTGTTGGTGTTACAGCTGTAATTCTTAGATTTAAAAATCTACTTGATGGAAAAACGATTTTGTTTTCAGGCACAAAAAACAAAGACTACATTTAAACTTTTACCCAACTCCACATGTGTTTACACAGACTAAACTGTGCACCAAAGCCAGAGTCACTCCTACTGCCATCTGCTGGACAGCCACATCAGAACTTTATGTAGGTTGTGAGGAAAGCTTTCTGCTCCTTGTTGACCCAGACAGCCTCTCTGCCTCAGTCCTCTTCAACCCCAcaagtaaacaaacacacactctacGACACTTGGATGTAGAAGAAATTCAAAAGAGAGACTTAACCAATTTATTTggcaatagaaaacacaatttatATCTTTATATGTTCTTTACAGCTGCTGATGCCACACCTGAACTGAGACATGGCAACTTTCAAGGTTTAACCCTTGACAAGAATGGTTTGATTGCTGTCGGAAAGGTACAATGCTCTCATTTACATCTGGTGACTGATGATTAAATATGTAATGACATATAATAATGAAATCTTCTGCCAATTGGTGATCTGATTTATAATTCCAGGCATCGGGAATGCTCAATTACTTCAATCTGAAATGCTTATGTTTTACAGGAGAGTGTTGTGCACTGTCTGCAAATCAAAGGGTCTCAAATCGACATCACACATACGTGGCAATTAGAAGGACCTGTCACAACTGTGATGTACTCCCCTGACCATGAGATATTACTTTTATCTTCTAATACAGTAAGCACTTGCATGTACCACAGTGTAAATTATTGCACATTTTGATACTTACTTATAATCACATTCGATATATTGAAAATAACTACTGGGAACATGACAGTGTTTTTGTCTTTCAGGGGCAAATCTATGTATTAAACCCAACTGAGTCGGACAACTTTGTGAAGGTCCTGGATGTTCTCTGCGGAAACTTTGTGGCTGCGCATTTGTCACACACTGGCAGGAACATTTGTGTGGTAAAACCTTTGTGTTGCTCACAAAGTGCCTTGTTGTGATTGCAACTGTAATGTCGGTCAATGTCTTTTATTGAGCTGTGATGTTTTTGTTGCTTTCAGTCGGTGAGAGACTCTGGAGAACTGCAGCTGTGGTCTGCAGATGGCACTATCCTCGGTTCTCTGTCCCTTCAAACTGAGGTCAGTGTCACCACATGACCATTtcatatcagaatcagaatcagaaacaggtttattaccaggtaggttaactcatacgaggaatttgacttggtgttgtggtgcatacataaaagttaaaaacacagatagaaaactatttgaagaaaactataataagattaaaaaaaaatagtaaaatatagcATTATTTACATTGCATATGATTGAAATCGTAGAAATAGAATtggaataaaatatgtgcagtaatgaaaaacattgtgtgcattaatatAATTATGTAATGTTATATCAGTAATGTCATAGTAAAAATCTGAAGCTTGTCAGAATGAAGAGGTAGTTTTTTATCAGAATAACTGTCTCTGTTTAGGTAACAAGCATGGCCTGCTGTCCTATTGCGCATTATGCAGCTGTTGGAACAGCTTCAGGAAATGTCCTCTTCATTGACCTGAACATGGAGCATCAGCCTCGCCTGGTGCACCAGGTTCATCTGTACCCTACTCCTGTGGATCACCTAGTGTAGGTATCCTCCATCCCTGTGATGAGTTTAGTAGCTTGTAACAAATACTGCCTTATactgtgtatgtaatgtaaatactgtcagatgtatatatttatactaTACTTAAGATCACTATGCACTTTACTACTGTTTTGCACTTCTGGTTGAATGTAAACTACATTTCGTTCTCTTAGCACTTTTATTCTGTACAATGACAATAAGGTTTCATCTTAATCTATtttaacaaagtatgtcatCATAGTCACAAAGTAGAACCAGGAGTTATCTGTAAGGTAACTGATATTCCACTTTTAGTCAGGAAAGCAAACAAAAATGTCAGTTTAAATGGTCAGATGCTCCTTCTTTTGTGCATTTACttgatgaatgtgtgtgtgcatgtgtttttttttgcagTTTTGATCAAGAGGGGCACTACCTTCTTACCACTGCCTCAGATTCACACATATATGTACTTGATGCAAAACCATCAAATAGATTTTCAGTCATAGGATACACAGGTAGATACTCTtgatgtaatcatttgacatgtTAATGCTGTCCTGTATGTTCAAAAACACTTGAAAAGGAACATTGGATTTGGTAATATTATGTTTTAAATATTAGGGAGTGAGCTAACCCGCATCATTTTTCTCATTTGATTTTCCTTTCTAGTTGTTCCTGGATCCATCTTGTCACTTTCCACTCAGTGCGTCAGAGATTGTGAGCAGGTGAAGGTTCTTGCACTGTGCAATGGACAGGAGCTCACAGTGTTCTCTCTGCCAGCCAAGAACCTTGCAGGTACAGCACTGATGGAGTATATTCATTAAGGAATTTGTAGACATATTTTTTTAGAAGTATTGTTTTGTTTAGCACTTGTTGAGCATCATAAAATGATCTGGTTCAGAAAGAGAGAGCTTTAAATTATAGAAAATGTGATTAATGTCTAGTGTCTAGCATTACATTGCTGTCTTTGAGGGACCAAGATGCATTGCACACATGAGAGGAGTGATGTTCAAGCCTTgaacaaaagatacaaattaacTTTGCAACCTTCAGTTAGTAAATGATCTCCTACAGGGGAGGTTTACAGGGATTGAGCTAGTCGGTAGAAATTCTAATAGTTTGTAACTTCCTTTACGTGACAGTTTACACAGTCAAATCCTTTAGCAGTAAATAATGGAGTCGAAGTTAACTAGACTTCTACTTGCcttctggtcttaacattttaaTGATGGGAATCTCATTATTCATCCATATCCGAGTATCAGCACTAAactggacatttttattaaacTGTTTAGACATGTTGCCCCAAACACTGGGAAAGAGAGAAAAACGAGTGGGTGATTTACAGGAACACACCCATTGTTTACGCAGCCTGTAAAACTATGTTGAACAAGACGAGCCATGAGACAGACGGGCCTCTAGAGGAGAGTGAAAACATTAACTAGGGTGTGGCTGCAGATTAAAGTGGGCAGTTATATGAATTatacaacaaaaacaaacatgacTGTTGTGTATTTTTAAGGTGCTATGTACATGACAGGACACTTAAaacacatatttttaaaaaaatataatacatcATTCTACACAAAAGAAGACACATTAACACCAGCAGTAGGTACTCAATGGTGATGACTGATGACTGATTAATGGTTTAATAATTATATGTAACGTGCTGTGTGGTAAGGGAGTAAACGTGTCCTTGCGGATTTAAATTTTTTATTGCAACAGTGACAAACGCTGTTATGTAGATATTTCTTTGCATGTACCTTTTACTCTTGAGGGCAATAGCTGAAAGTGCTGACTCAAGGGATGGCTGTGGTGATAGGACAGCTGGGTTTGTTTATAGTCTGTAATTGTACTTCCCAAAGTTCTCGAGCCAGGACACAATGTTGATGGTGGGTTTGATGTTAATTAGGATTAGTGATTGATATTATATGTGGTGGTGATTGAGTGAGGCTTGTGAAGTTTTATTGCAATGCTTGTAATGTTAATGTTTAGCTCTGCCAGGTTAATTATGGGGAGATTAATGATCTTGGCAGTGTTATTGGTTATCTGTGTGAGTTTGACTCTTATGATAAGGGctacacttttttttaaaagcaggTGGAACAATGCAGTAGGATCGTGTGAATAATGTTCCTGTAAATCTATACAAAAATACAAcacagtaaggcaaggcaagtttatttatatagcaccgttcaacacaaggcagttcaaagtgctttacaaacatgaaagacattcagaaaaaggcatttaaaaacagtcattaaaaagcaaagatacaaattaaacattaaaagaaaaaaaaatacatgaataaaaagttacagtgcagtttaaaatatgaatagttcacacagaagttccactttactgatgcctttctttaaggtttctcCGAACAGCTGTGTACGCTTGTACGGTACATACATCCCGAGCAGCGTACACAGAGAAAACCAGCCAGGATAAAGTCCCCAGACACTGATTCCCTGGGGTTACTAGCCCCAAATGTTCATCAATCAAAAACGAAACACAaccgctcagtttcaattaaaagcagcggcaaaaagataagtcttcagcctggatttaaaagtagtcagagttgcagcggacctgcaagTCTCTGGGAGTTtgctccagatatttggagcataataagtgaatgctgctttaccatgtttagttctgactctggggacagaaagctgaccagtccttgaagacctgagagttctggatggttcataatttagcagtaggtcagaaatgtattttgggcctaaaccattcaatgctttataaaccagcaatagtatttttaaatctattctttgagacacaggaagccagtgtaaagacttcagaacaggagtgatgttgtgttctgaatcagctgcagctttctaatacatTTTGTtgtgagacctgtaaagacaccattacagtagtccagtctactgaagataaaagcatggacaagtctttccaaatcctgctgtgacattagtcttttaatcctagatatgttctttaggtgatagtaggctgatttagtaactgttttaatgtgactgttgaaactcaggtcagagtccataactacacctagatttctgtctctatctgttgtttttaacattgcagactgaagctcagcgctaacttttatacgttctgccttggctccaaaaaccattacctcagttttatctttggtTAAttagagaaagttctgacacatccagtcattgatttgttcaatgcacttactcagtgtttgaattggagcatagtctcctggtgaaatggttatgtaaatgtgggtgccatccgcatagctatggtaacttattttgttgtttttcattatctgagccagtggtagcatgtagatgttaaagagaagaagccccaagatggagccttgaggaaccccacatgtcatatttgtcaactcagatttgtatttacctatagaaacaaagttgtttctgtcctaaGTAAGGGAGTCTGTTTccaatttttaattttttactaCATTGATGATGTGCCACTCCTGACAGGTCCAGATTGTGTAGACCGGCATTGTTGTCTATCCGCTCACATCCTCAAAGTATCCAGATACAAAGTGCCCCATCCTCTTGATTCCTGTGTTCTGGGAGTCAGTGAGGTCTTTGCTAACTGCCGCGAGAAGAAAACTCTTCAGCGATTTCAACTTCCACAGGTTTACTTCTGTCTTTATCCACCTGAAATACCATTGATACAATTAGAGAAAGCTATTATTGGAACTAAAATGTAGAAAGATATAAAGAAACAGCGGCAGTGATTAACACATTAT
This genomic window contains:
- the LOC117460191 gene encoding glutathione S-transferase omega-1-like; this encodes MSTEKSFVKGSAAPGPVPDDKIRLYSMRFCPFAQRTRLVLAAKGIKHETMNINLKDKPEWFLKKNPLGLVPTLENPSGEVVYESPITCEYLEEVYPEKKLLPPSPFGKAQQKMMLEHFSKVVPYFYKIPMGRKNGEDVSALEGELKEKFARLNEDLVNKKTGFFGGDSITLIDYMMWPWFERLELMELKHCLGGTPELKKWTERMSEDTAVKACMHSAETYKAFYKSYQEGKPDYDYGL